The Candidatus Koribacter versatilis Ellin345 genome has a segment encoding these proteins:
- a CDS encoding VPS10 domain-containing protein, translated as MRICSRFLALVFALLVISSSLHAQQYSEQNFGAMKWRQIGPFRGGRVLAVTGVPGDPATFYFGAVAGGVWKTSDAGGTWKPIADKDGIVSVGAIAVSESDHNVLYVGTGEACIRGNITYGNGVYKSVDGGQNWQHIGLEDTRQIGRLIVDPKNPNRAFVAALGHAFGPNAERGVFRTIDGGKTWEKVLYKDDQTGAIDVQFDPNNANTVYAALWQVVRKPWNMSSGGPGSGLYKSTDGGTTWKRLEGHGLPEGIYGRIGIAVAANSTRVFALIEAKEGGIFRSEDSGATWTRINDDERYRQRAWYFTHIFADPKNIDTVYVLNTGAFKSTDGAKTFDLLPAPHGDHHGLWIDPQNSDRLINSNDGGATISLDGGKTWSTQQNQPTAQFYHIVADNRYPYYLYGAQQDNSTVGIATMDEQEGVIGRWDWYAVGGGESGYIAPDPNNANIVYAGDGGGVVTRYDRSRETIQDISPFPLDTSGQGADKQKIRFQWTEPIIISPHDPNTIYTAGDRIFKTTDRGQSWKEISPDLTRNDKSKQTPSGGPITLDITTVEYYDTVFTVAESPKQKDLIWAGTDDGLMKLTRDGGAHWEDITPKAMPEWSTVSLVEASPFDAGTAYIAVDRHKLDDIKPYIYKTHDFGKTWTAITAGIPENAYVHAVREDTVRKGLLFAGTEKGVYVSFNDGANWERLQLNLPVVPIHDLVIHANDLSVATHGRSFWVLDDITPLRELDGGNAEAVLYRPRESHRVHYPDGVDRRRPVGDNPPNGATFYYYLKDAPKTEATLEILDSSGKLVKKFSDREKKAANEQPQEWPDLEAPPNLIPAKAGLNRFAWNLRWEDPTQTPSAVYEGLPPQGPVAAPGKYTIRLTVDGRKSEQPWELKADPRDSADVAQGIEQQVAFELEVRERITKLHTAVNQIRDLREKLETLKKWVGENPQGKQLLEQAEALDKKMSGVEEQLIQVKLKSTEGNLRYPNMLNEQWATFAAFIDIADAPPTTQEKSVYEYLSQQSDANIARWEEIRKTDVPALNEAMQKSGAVRLGVE; from the coding sequence ATGAGAATTTGCTCGCGCTTCCTGGCGCTGGTTTTTGCGCTCCTGGTTATCTCTTCTTCTCTTCATGCTCAGCAGTATTCCGAACAGAATTTTGGCGCGATGAAGTGGCGGCAGATTGGGCCGTTCCGCGGCGGACGTGTGCTGGCCGTGACGGGCGTGCCGGGGGATCCGGCGACGTTTTACTTTGGCGCTGTCGCGGGCGGCGTGTGGAAGACCTCCGATGCGGGCGGGACATGGAAGCCGATTGCGGATAAGGACGGGATTGTTTCCGTCGGGGCGATTGCGGTTTCTGAGAGCGATCACAACGTGCTGTATGTGGGGACCGGCGAGGCTTGCATCCGAGGGAACATTACTTACGGCAACGGCGTGTACAAATCCGTGGATGGCGGGCAGAACTGGCAGCACATTGGACTGGAAGACACGAGGCAGATTGGGCGGCTAATTGTTGATCCGAAGAACCCGAACCGCGCGTTTGTGGCGGCGCTGGGACATGCGTTTGGGCCGAATGCGGAGCGCGGTGTGTTCCGCACGATTGATGGCGGTAAGACCTGGGAGAAAGTTCTCTACAAGGACGATCAGACGGGCGCGATCGATGTGCAGTTCGATCCGAACAACGCGAATACCGTGTACGCGGCGCTGTGGCAGGTGGTGCGCAAGCCCTGGAACATGAGCAGTGGCGGGCCGGGGAGCGGGCTGTATAAGTCCACTGATGGCGGCACGACTTGGAAGCGACTGGAAGGGCATGGGCTGCCGGAGGGGATTTACGGACGGATTGGGATTGCGGTGGCGGCGAACTCGACGCGGGTGTTTGCGCTGATCGAGGCGAAAGAGGGCGGCATCTTCCGCTCCGAAGATTCGGGCGCGACGTGGACGCGCATCAACGATGATGAGCGCTATCGGCAGCGCGCGTGGTACTTCACGCACATCTTTGCCGATCCCAAGAACATTGACACCGTGTATGTGCTGAATACCGGTGCGTTCAAATCTACGGACGGCGCGAAGACGTTTGATCTTTTGCCGGCGCCGCATGGCGATCATCATGGGCTGTGGATTGATCCGCAGAACAGCGATCGGCTGATCAACAGCAATGATGGCGGGGCGACGATCTCGCTCGATGGCGGGAAGACGTGGTCGACGCAGCAGAACCAGCCGACGGCGCAGTTCTACCACATTGTGGCGGACAACCGGTATCCGTACTACCTGTACGGCGCGCAGCAGGACAACTCGACCGTCGGGATTGCAACGATGGATGAGCAGGAAGGCGTGATTGGGCGCTGGGATTGGTACGCGGTGGGCGGCGGCGAGAGCGGCTATATTGCGCCGGACCCGAACAACGCAAACATTGTGTATGCGGGCGATGGCGGAGGCGTGGTGACGCGCTACGACCGCTCGCGCGAGACCATCCAGGACATTTCGCCGTTCCCACTGGATACGTCGGGACAGGGCGCGGACAAGCAGAAGATCCGCTTCCAGTGGACGGAGCCGATCATTATCTCGCCGCACGATCCGAACACGATTTACACGGCGGGCGATCGCATCTTCAAAACTACCGATCGTGGACAGAGCTGGAAGGAGATTTCGCCAGACCTGACGCGGAATGATAAGTCGAAGCAGACGCCATCGGGTGGGCCAATCACGCTGGACATTACGACTGTGGAGTATTACGACACGGTGTTCACGGTGGCGGAGTCGCCGAAGCAGAAGGACTTGATCTGGGCGGGCACAGACGACGGACTGATGAAGCTGACGCGCGATGGCGGCGCGCACTGGGAAGACATTACGCCGAAAGCGATGCCGGAGTGGAGCACGGTGAGCCTGGTGGAGGCGTCACCGTTTGATGCGGGGACGGCGTATATCGCGGTGGATCGGCATAAGCTGGATGACATTAAGCCGTACATCTACAAGACGCACGATTTCGGCAAGACCTGGACGGCGATCACTGCAGGTATTCCGGAGAATGCTTACGTGCATGCCGTGCGTGAGGACACGGTGCGCAAGGGACTGCTCTTCGCCGGAACGGAGAAGGGCGTTTATGTGTCGTTCAACGATGGGGCGAATTGGGAGCGGCTGCAACTGAATCTGCCGGTGGTGCCGATTCATGACCTCGTGATTCATGCGAATGATTTGTCGGTGGCGACGCATGGGCGGTCGTTCTGGGTGCTGGATGACATCACGCCTCTGCGGGAGTTGGACGGTGGGAATGCGGAGGCGGTGCTGTACAGGCCGCGGGAAAGCCATCGAGTGCACTATCCGGATGGAGTGGATCGGCGGCGACCTGTGGGGGACAATCCGCCGAACGGAGCGACCTTCTACTATTACTTGAAGGATGCGCCGAAAACTGAGGCTACGCTGGAGATTCTGGATTCGAGCGGCAAGCTGGTAAAGAAGTTCTCAGACCGCGAAAAGAAGGCCGCCAACGAGCAGCCGCAAGAGTGGCCGGACCTGGAAGCGCCTCCGAACTTGATTCCGGCGAAGGCTGGGTTGAATCGTTTTGCGTGGAATTTGCGGTGGGAGGATCCGACGCAGACGCCGAGCGCGGTGTACGAAGGCCTGCCGCCGCAAGGACCTGTGGCAGCGCCGGGGAAGTACACGATCCGGCTCACAGTGGACGGGCGGAAGTCTGAACAGCCGTGGGAACTGAAGGCGGATCCGCGGGATTCTGCGGACGTCGCGCAGGGGATCGAACAGCAGGTGGCGTTCGAACTTGAAGTGCGCGAGCGCATCACGAAACTGCATACGGCGGTGAACCAGATCCGCGACCTGCGGGAGAAGCTGGAGACACTGAAGAAGTGGGTGGGCGAAAATCCGCAAGGGAAGCAGTTGCTGGAACAGGCGGAGGCGCTCGATAAGAAGATGTCGGGCGTGGAGGAACAGCTGATCCAGGTGAAGCTGAAGAGCACGGAAGGGAACCTGCGGTATCCGAACATGCTGAACGAGCAGTGGGCCACGTTTGCCGCGTTCATTGATATTGCGGATGCGCCGCCGACTACGCAGGAGAAGTCGGTGTACGAGTATCTGTCTCAGCAATCGGATGCAAATATCGCCAGGTGGGAAGAGATTCGGAAGACGGATGTGCCTGCTTTGAATGAGGCGATGCAGAAGAGCGGGGCGGTTAGGCTGGGGGTGGAATAG
- the lpxB gene encoding lipid-A-disaccharide synthase encodes MLKVLISAGEASGEMYGAALLDALRKLSPDPVEAFGLGGEKMRAAGCDIIVDSKDVAVVGIAEVVAHLPRIYGEFHKLLREADRRKPDVAVLIDFPDFHFRLAKALHARGIPVVYYVSPQLWAWRRGRIKLVQRYVKKMLVIFPFEEQFYREHNVEAEFTGHPLGELSVTVDPRTEFAVRYGLDPAKPWVGILPGSRRKEVQMILPTLIDAAKKLGPANEYLLPVASTLDAGWMQAQLLAIPQPPRVTLTSDARQTLVQSRAAMVASGTATVEASVLGTPFVMVYRVAPLSWRVGRRLVKLDRFAMPNLIAGREVVRELVQENFTADKVAAEVSALIEDGPRRAQVLKNLAEVREHLQSGRTNESAAERAARSVLSVAQRKD; translated from the coding sequence ATGCTGAAAGTCCTCATCTCCGCCGGCGAAGCCTCCGGCGAAATGTACGGCGCCGCGCTCTTAGACGCCCTGCGCAAGCTCTCGCCCGACCCGGTCGAGGCCTTCGGTTTGGGCGGTGAAAAAATGCGCGCCGCCGGCTGCGACATCATCGTGGACTCCAAAGATGTCGCCGTCGTCGGCATCGCCGAGGTCGTCGCCCACCTCCCGCGCATCTACGGCGAATTTCACAAGCTCCTGCGGGAAGCCGACCGCCGCAAGCCCGACGTCGCCGTCTTAATCGACTTCCCCGACTTCCACTTCCGCCTCGCGAAGGCGCTCCACGCACGCGGCATCCCGGTCGTCTATTACGTCAGCCCGCAGCTCTGGGCCTGGCGCCGCGGACGCATCAAGCTCGTCCAACGCTACGTCAAGAAGATGCTGGTCATCTTCCCCTTCGAGGAGCAGTTCTACCGCGAGCACAACGTGGAAGCCGAATTCACCGGCCATCCTCTCGGCGAGTTAAGCGTCACCGTCGATCCCCGCACCGAATTCGCCGTCCGCTACGGTCTCGACCCCGCCAAGCCCTGGGTCGGCATCCTCCCCGGCAGCCGCCGCAAGGAAGTCCAGATGATCCTCCCCACCCTCATCGACGCCGCAAAAAAACTCGGCCCAGCCAACGAGTACCTGCTTCCCGTCGCATCTACTCTCGACGCGGGCTGGATGCAGGCGCAATTGCTTGCAATTCCTCAGCCGCCGCGGGTCACATTAACCAGTGACGCACGTCAAACACTGGTACAGAGCCGCGCAGCCATGGTCGCCAGTGGTACCGCTACGGTGGAAGCCTCGGTACTCGGCACGCCGTTCGTAATGGTGTACCGCGTCGCGCCGCTTAGTTGGAGAGTCGGCCGCCGATTGGTGAAGTTAGATCGTTTTGCGATGCCGAATCTAATCGCCGGACGCGAAGTCGTCCGCGAGCTGGTGCAAGAAAATTTTACGGCCGACAAAGTTGCGGCCGAAGTAAGCGCCCTGATTGAGGATGGCCCGCGCCGCGCGCAGGTATTGAAGAATCTGGCCGAAGTTCGAGAGCACTTGCAGTCAGGCCGAACGAATGAGTCGGCGGCAGAACGCGCAGCCCGGTCAGTTTTATCAGTTGCGCAGCGGAAGGATTGA
- a CDS encoding M1 family aminopeptidase, producing MQSARRSVGRAAAFLLALIVCVPALHAANEKIRLHVDDYQIDATIAPVTHKLTARAKVKFTALEDLATATLELNNALRVTAVTDDKGQTLQAERVSQDNTVRVALPAGLPKGQSMSLTFDYEGTLSNADESPVEGLKLAYVGNDITYLLYASRWFPMSNYGINRFSATISITAPTDFEIIGSGKESSGKVSIAGGESEEPKSAAAKARRQLGNTRDVQAKKEAAPSGATHTVTYTWDKPSFPGTIIAGKFVKTTSSEGGLNLTVWTLDDKKKFAQEYASTATKELFFDITLFAPPISSTLNIVQLPDDTVPSAWAPEIAAIAGHNIGEKVNYRLLANTIAHQWWGVEVSPANKNDWWLNDGFARYTEALYLEHLVGTAGFEEAVKDMSVGALAYQSVPLSSIGTLDVFSPEFQSVVSDKGAMILHMLRFVLGDSKFNTAMRTFAQQNSMKPVTVDQFREACEKIYGNSLVWFFSQWVDSTSAPEFKNKYTIFRMGNGKGFRIVGEISQDLDLFHMPVEMKVDTDGKTENKTIDVVGTNSPYALETFGKPRRITIDPNDRVLKNSTDIQLRTAILRGQALVQQGDLAEALKQFQSALAINKNSSLGHYRIAEVFYLQRNYQAAANEYRDSLNGDGEPRWTEVWSYIQLGKIFDITGQRERAVNSYRQAIQTNDNTQGAMDDARKYLNKPYEREKTSAQQ from the coding sequence ATGCAATCCGCTCGGCGATCCGTTGGTCGCGCTGCCGCTTTCCTCCTCGCACTTATCGTCTGCGTTCCCGCACTTCACGCGGCTAACGAAAAGATCCGCCTGCACGTGGACGATTATCAGATCGACGCCACGATTGCGCCCGTGACCCACAAACTCACCGCGCGCGCCAAGGTGAAGTTCACTGCGCTGGAAGACCTCGCCACCGCCACTCTTGAGTTGAACAACGCTCTCCGCGTCACCGCCGTCACCGACGACAAAGGCCAAACTCTCCAGGCCGAGCGCGTCTCGCAAGACAACACCGTGCGCGTTGCACTGCCCGCTGGATTGCCCAAGGGCCAGAGCATGAGCCTCACCTTCGACTACGAAGGCACGCTCTCCAACGCCGATGAAAGTCCCGTCGAAGGTCTCAAGCTCGCCTACGTCGGCAACGACATCACCTATCTCCTCTATGCGTCGCGCTGGTTCCCGATGTCGAATTACGGCATCAACAGGTTCTCCGCAACCATCAGCATCACCGCGCCCACTGACTTCGAGATCATCGGCAGCGGCAAAGAGTCGTCTGGCAAAGTCAGCATTGCAGGCGGCGAATCGGAAGAACCTAAGTCCGCCGCCGCGAAAGCGCGTCGCCAACTCGGCAACACCCGCGACGTGCAGGCCAAGAAAGAAGCCGCACCTTCCGGCGCGACCCACACCGTCACCTACACCTGGGACAAGCCCAGCTTCCCCGGCACCATCATCGCCGGCAAGTTCGTGAAGACCACCAGCAGCGAGGGCGGCCTCAACCTCACCGTTTGGACCCTCGACGACAAGAAGAAGTTCGCGCAGGAATACGCTTCCACCGCGACCAAGGAACTCTTCTTCGACATCACCCTCTTCGCGCCACCAATTTCCAGCACGCTGAACATCGTGCAGCTTCCTGACGACACCGTCCCCTCGGCCTGGGCCCCCGAAATCGCCGCCATCGCCGGCCACAACATCGGCGAAAAAGTGAACTACCGTCTGCTCGCCAACACCATCGCGCACCAGTGGTGGGGCGTGGAAGTCAGCCCTGCGAATAAGAACGACTGGTGGCTCAACGACGGCTTCGCCCGCTACACCGAGGCGCTCTATCTCGAGCACCTCGTCGGCACCGCTGGATTTGAGGAAGCAGTAAAAGATATGTCGGTCGGTGCTCTGGCTTATCAGAGCGTGCCGCTCTCGAGCATCGGCACCCTCGACGTCTTCTCGCCGGAATTTCAATCAGTCGTCAGCGACAAAGGCGCGATGATCCTGCACATGCTGCGCTTCGTGCTTGGCGATTCGAAGTTCAACACCGCGATGCGCACCTTCGCTCAACAAAACTCGATGAAGCCCGTCACCGTGGACCAGTTCCGCGAGGCTTGCGAAAAGATCTACGGCAACAGCCTGGTCTGGTTCTTCTCGCAATGGGTCGATTCCACCAGCGCCCCCGAGTTCAAGAACAAGTACACCATCTTCCGCATGGGGAACGGCAAGGGCTTCCGCATCGTCGGTGAAATCAGCCAGGACCTCGACCTCTTCCACATGCCCGTCGAAATGAAAGTCGACACCGACGGCAAAACCGAAAACAAGACCATTGACGTGGTCGGCACCAACTCGCCCTACGCGCTTGAGACCTTCGGCAAGCCGCGCCGCATCACCATCGATCCCAATGATCGCGTGCTCAAGAACTCCACCGACATCCAGCTCCGCACCGCAATCCTCCGCGGCCAGGCGCTAGTGCAGCAAGGCGATCTAGCCGAAGCCCTCAAGCAGTTTCAATCCGCGCTCGCGATCAACAAGAACAGCTCGCTCGGGCACTACCGCATCGCCGAGGTCTTCTACCTCCAACGCAACTACCAAGCCGCAGCCAACGAATACCGCGACTCCCTTAACGGTGACGGCGAACCTCGCTGGACCGAAGTCTGGAGCTACATCCAGCTCGGCAAGATCTTCGACATCACTGGACAGCGCGAACGCGCCGTGAACTCCTATCGCCAGGCCATCCAAACCAACGACAACACCCAGGGCGCCATGGACGACGCGCGCAAGTATCTGAACAAACCGTACGAGCGCGAAAAGACGTCCGCACAGCAATAA
- a CDS encoding ATP-binding protein: MRKWMRDRNKRRNRKTAPEQQGGDQPPPLQPSLDRGEPTDFPPDDIGNRVEAPVAAEEGPYQNQPKSSEDRADSDRNSRRRGRRGRGRRGSAIPGGQTKPTLPGPGSLTGEGAEADIAGEPVSPEVAAAEAANAAEANDAAPAPSAPAAQASRTRAPKGAVVLAIGLPGSGKSTWFKRHNIIPLSSDLMRTLLFDDVTEQRFQDLVFSTLRSLLRARMIAKRPWNHVDATNLSPKERRSWIKLAHDFGYEAQAVFFDVPTEVCIERNRKRGRNVPDEIIHRMAQKLRPPKFEEGFTKITIVKLKKSATDSNPVEVPVDHEDSTPVREPADFSDDE; the protein is encoded by the coding sequence ATGCGCAAGTGGATGCGCGACCGCAACAAGCGGCGCAATCGCAAGACTGCTCCCGAACAACAGGGTGGTGATCAGCCTCCTCCGCTGCAGCCCTCGTTGGATCGCGGTGAGCCCACCGACTTTCCGCCGGATGACATTGGTAACCGTGTTGAGGCGCCCGTCGCCGCCGAGGAAGGTCCGTACCAGAACCAACCCAAGTCCTCCGAAGATCGTGCTGATAGCGATCGCAACTCCCGGCGTCGTGGACGTCGCGGCCGTGGACGTCGCGGATCTGCCATTCCCGGCGGACAAACCAAGCCAACCCTTCCTGGTCCGGGCAGCCTGACCGGCGAAGGCGCCGAGGCTGATATCGCGGGTGAACCCGTCAGTCCAGAGGTGGCGGCGGCGGAAGCTGCAAACGCCGCGGAAGCCAACGATGCTGCTCCCGCGCCGAGTGCTCCGGCAGCGCAGGCGTCACGTACACGCGCGCCTAAAGGCGCTGTGGTGCTCGCGATTGGCTTGCCGGGATCGGGTAAGAGCACGTGGTTCAAACGCCATAACATCATTCCCCTGTCGAGCGACCTGATGCGGACCCTGCTGTTCGACGATGTGACCGAGCAGCGCTTCCAGGACCTGGTGTTCTCTACGCTGCGTTCGCTGCTGCGGGCGCGGATGATCGCCAAGCGGCCGTGGAACCACGTGGACGCGACTAACCTGTCGCCGAAAGAGCGTCGGAGTTGGATCAAGCTGGCGCACGACTTCGGGTACGAAGCGCAGGCCGTGTTCTTCGATGTGCCCACGGAAGTCTGCATTGAGCGTAACCGCAAGCGTGGACGCAATGTGCCGGACGAGATCATTCATCGCATGGCGCAGAAGCTGCGTCCGCCGAAGTTCGAAGAGGGCTTCACGAAGATCACCATCGTGAAGCTGAAGAAGTCTGCGACGGATTCGAACCCGGTGGAAGTGCCGGTGGATCACGAAGACTCGACGCCAGTGCGCGAACCAGCTGACTTTTCCGACGACGAGTAG
- the gap gene encoding type I glyceraldehyde-3-phosphate dehydrogenase gives MAIKVGINGFGRIGRNVYRAALNDSNIEIVAVNDLTDPKTLAHLLKYDSILGNLHHNISATADAITVDSKSVKVFAEKDPAALDWSALGVQVVVESTGRFTKAADAKKHLKGSVKKVIISAPATDEDITIVLGVNQDKYDASKHHILSNASCTTNCLAPVVKVLHETFGIVSGLMTTIHSYTNDQVILDFPHKDLRRARAAAINMIPTSTGAAKALRLVIPEMAGKLDGFAIRVPTPNVSVVDLTFTAEKPITKDAINEAVKKAAEGELKGILGYETAPLVSSDFKGNSLSSIFDAELTKVLGNTAKVISWYDNEWGYSCRVRDLITFLGNKGL, from the coding sequence ATGGCAATCAAGGTTGGCATCAATGGATTTGGCCGCATCGGCCGTAACGTCTACCGCGCCGCGCTCAACGACTCGAATATCGAGATCGTTGCCGTTAACGACTTAACCGATCCGAAAACACTGGCGCACCTCCTGAAGTACGACTCCATCCTCGGCAATCTTCATCACAACATCTCCGCCACCGCTGACGCCATCACCGTGGACAGCAAGAGCGTAAAGGTGTTCGCAGAGAAAGATCCCGCTGCCCTCGATTGGTCCGCACTCGGCGTGCAGGTCGTCGTGGAATCGACCGGCCGTTTCACCAAGGCCGCTGACGCCAAGAAGCACCTGAAGGGCTCGGTCAAGAAGGTCATCATCTCCGCCCCGGCCACCGATGAAGACATCACCATCGTCCTCGGCGTCAACCAGGACAAGTACGATGCTTCGAAGCACCACATCCTTTCCAATGCTTCGTGCACCACGAACTGCCTGGCTCCGGTCGTGAAGGTCCTTCATGAAACCTTCGGTATCGTGAGCGGTTTGATGACCACGATCCACAGCTACACCAACGATCAGGTCATTCTCGACTTCCCGCACAAGGACCTCCGTCGCGCCCGCGCTGCCGCGATCAACATGATCCCGACCTCTACCGGCGCCGCCAAGGCGTTGCGGCTGGTGATCCCGGAAATGGCTGGCAAGCTCGATGGTTTCGCGATCCGTGTCCCAACCCCGAACGTCTCGGTTGTCGATCTGACGTTCACGGCGGAAAAGCCGATCACGAAGGACGCCATCAACGAAGCAGTCAAGAAGGCGGCAGAAGGCGAACTGAAGGGCATCCTGGGTTACGAGACCGCACCGCTGGTTTCGAGCGACTTTAAGGGCAATTCCCTGTCGTCGATCTTCGATGCCGAGCTGACCAAGGTTCTCGGCAACACCGCGAAAGTGATCTCGTGGTACGACAACGAGTGGGGTTATTCCTGCCGCGTACGCGACCTGATCACCTTCCTCGGAAACAAAGGCCTGTAA
- a CDS encoding phosphoglycerate kinase, whose amino-acid sequence MSKLSIKDLQLSNKRVFMRVDFNVPLDENGRVTDDTRIRETLPTIEYALRHGAKLILCSHLGRPKGKPNPKMSLKPVAERLRVMLDHAISPGQNVGFSPDCIGMQAQEMAKQLEKGQALLLENVRFHAEEEKNDPAFAKELASLCELYVNDAFGSAHRAHASTEGITHYVEKSAAGLLMQKELDYLGKATSNPAKPFVAILGGAKVSDKIGVIQNLMAKVDAIIIGGGMAYTFLKAQGQEIGKSLFEADKLDLAKQILADAHKRGLKFLLPVDHVTADKFDMHATPHQIGEGQSIPAEQMALDIGPKTVALFSEEIAKARTIVWNGPMGVFEFDNFAKGTRAIAKAVAGNSGATSIVGGGDSVAAVHDAGVADKITHISTGGGASLEFLEGKKLPGVEALTNK is encoded by the coding sequence ATGTCGAAGCTCTCAATTAAAGATCTACAGCTATCCAATAAACGCGTATTCATGCGCGTGGATTTCAACGTCCCTCTCGATGAAAACGGCCGCGTCACCGACGACACCCGCATCCGCGAAACGCTGCCCACCATCGAATACGCCCTGCGCCACGGCGCGAAGCTGATCCTCTGCTCGCACCTCGGACGCCCGAAGGGCAAACCCAATCCAAAAATGAGCCTCAAGCCCGTTGCCGAGCGCCTACGCGTGATGCTCGACCACGCGATCAGTCCCGGCCAGAATGTCGGCTTCTCGCCCGATTGCATCGGTATGCAAGCGCAGGAGATGGCGAAGCAGTTGGAAAAGGGCCAGGCCCTTCTGCTGGAGAATGTTCGCTTCCACGCCGAAGAGGAGAAGAACGATCCGGCCTTCGCGAAGGAACTCGCCAGCCTCTGCGAGCTCTACGTGAACGATGCGTTCGGCTCCGCACACCGCGCCCACGCCTCGACGGAAGGCATTACGCACTACGTCGAGAAATCGGCTGCGGGCTTGCTGATGCAGAAGGAACTCGACTATCTCGGCAAGGCGACCTCGAACCCGGCGAAGCCGTTCGTGGCCATCCTCGGCGGCGCCAAGGTCAGCGACAAGATCGGCGTCATCCAGAACCTCATGGCCAAAGTTGACGCCATCATCATCGGCGGCGGCATGGCTTACACCTTCCTCAAGGCGCAGGGCCAGGAGATCGGTAAGTCCCTCTTCGAGGCCGATAAACTCGACCTCGCCAAGCAGATCCTGGCCGACGCGCACAAACGCGGATTGAAGTTCCTGCTGCCCGTCGACCACGTCACTGCCGACAAGTTCGACATGCACGCCACCCCCCATCAGATCGGTGAAGGCCAGTCCATACCAGCCGAGCAGATGGCGCTGGATATCGGCCCTAAGACGGTCGCTCTCTTCTCAGAGGAGATCGCGAAGGCGCGCACGATCGTGTGGAACGGTCCCATGGGCGTCTTCGAGTTCGACAACTTCGCCAAGGGCACCCGTGCCATCGCCAAAGCCGTTGCCGGCAACAGCGGCGCCACCTCAATCGTAGGCGGAGGCGACAGTGTAGCGGCGGTGCACGATGCCGGCGTTGCCGACAAGATCACCCACATCTCCACTGGCGGCGGCGCTTCGCTGGAGTTCCTGGAAGGCAAGAAACTGCCCGGCGTGGAAGCGCTGACCAACAAATAG
- a CDS encoding O-acetyl-ADP-ribose deacetylase produces the protein MAEAAYTVVLEGGKTVAFEGPSDITKQQVEAIVNAANSTLLGGGGVDGAIHNAGGPSILAECKRIVAKIGSLPEGKAVMTTGGRLRAKYVIHTVGPIWSGGKRGEAKTLASAYRESIRVADENSVTTMAFPSISTGAYRYPVKDAARVAVKAVAEALRKTTFVKEVRFALFDSGTLDDYVAAARQWEMEYLK, from the coding sequence ATGGCTGAAGCCGCATACACCGTCGTTCTCGAAGGCGGAAAGACCGTCGCCTTCGAGGGCCCTTCCGACATTACGAAGCAGCAGGTAGAGGCGATCGTCAACGCCGCGAACTCGACGCTATTGGGCGGCGGCGGCGTGGATGGCGCCATCCATAATGCCGGAGGCCCGTCGATCCTCGCGGAGTGTAAACGCATCGTCGCGAAGATTGGGTCGCTTCCCGAGGGCAAAGCGGTCATGACCACGGGCGGCAGGCTCCGCGCAAAGTACGTGATCCACACCGTCGGGCCGATCTGGAGTGGCGGCAAACGTGGCGAAGCCAAGACGCTCGCCAGCGCCTATCGCGAGTCCATCCGCGTCGCCGATGAGAACTCCGTGACCACAATGGCCTTCCCTTCTATCTCCACGGGAGCGTACCGCTATCCGGTGAAAGATGCCGCCCGCGTCGCCGTGAAAGCGGTCGCAGAGGCACTTCGGAAAACAACGTTTGTGAAAGAAGTACGATTCGCACTTTTTGACAGCGGCACGCTGGACGACTACGTCGCAGCGGCGCGCCAATGGGAAATGGAATATTTGAAATGA